The Novosphingobium kaempferiae genome includes a window with the following:
- a CDS encoding DUF3526 domain-containing protein: MTLWIHEARLLLRQRLAIVSLGLLAVLTVAALVSGMAQVSRQRAAIAAIPAAQAEDIGAIAAWVDKEKDAGSAAYYSFHPTWDAPSPLAFTALGMRDVSPYILRVRALGLEAQIYDGDTFNPELALPGRFDFAFVLVFLAPLFVIALCHDLTSGEREAGRWRTLAALPHGGAALWRRRTLLRAALLWAAIGVPFAIAALMSGVAAGAIIVILLLVVAYLLFWVGLSALIGRLRWSSVANAASLAALWLVLVLVLPTLGHVAINRAIPVNQGAEIALAQREAVNHAWDIPREETMRAFYANHPQWADSPPLGTAFHYKWYFAFHQVGDESVAGRARAYRQGLEVRDRAARSLGWVLPTVGVQAMLTRMARTDLVAQIAYRDRVRDYHRRLRQFYYGYIFRDRPFGKADFNRAPRFDAAI, encoded by the coding sequence ATGACCCTGTGGATTCACGAAGCCCGCCTGCTGCTGCGCCAGCGCCTTGCCATCGTATCGCTCGGTCTGCTGGCGGTGCTGACGGTGGCGGCGCTGGTCTCGGGAATGGCGCAAGTCTCCCGCCAGCGCGCGGCCATCGCCGCCATTCCCGCCGCGCAGGCCGAGGACATCGGCGCCATCGCCGCCTGGGTCGACAAGGAGAAGGACGCGGGCAGCGCCGCCTATTACAGCTTTCATCCGACCTGGGACGCGCCTTCGCCGCTTGCCTTCACGGCGCTGGGCATGCGCGACGTTTCCCCCTACATCCTGCGCGTCCGTGCGCTGGGCCTTGAGGCGCAGATCTATGACGGTGACACGTTTAACCCCGAACTGGCGCTGCCGGGCCGTTTCGACTTCGCCTTCGTGCTGGTCTTCCTCGCTCCGCTGTTTGTCATCGCCTTGTGCCATGACCTGACCTCGGGCGAGCGTGAGGCTGGACGCTGGCGCACGCTGGCCGCGCTGCCGCACGGCGGTGCGGCCTTGTGGCGACGCCGCACGCTGCTGCGCGCCGCGCTGCTGTGGGCCGCGATCGGCGTGCCGTTCGCCATCGCCGCGCTGATGTCCGGCGTTGCGGCGGGGGCGATCATCGTCATCCTGCTGCTGGTCGTGGCCTATCTGCTGTTCTGGGTCGGCCTGAGCGCGCTGATCGGGCGCTTGCGCTGGAGCAGCGTCGCCAATGCGGCCAGCCTTGCCGCGCTCTGGCTGGTGCTCGTGCTCGTGCTGCCGACGCTCGGCCATGTCGCGATCAACCGTGCGATCCCCGTAAATCAGGGCGCCGAGATCGCGCTGGCCCAGCGAGAGGCGGTCAACCACGCATGGGACATCCCGCGCGAGGAGACGATGCGGGCGTTCTATGCAAATCACCCGCAATGGGCCGATTCCCCGCCGCTCGGCACTGCGTTCCATTATAAGTGGTACTTCGCTTTCCATCAGGTCGGCGACGAGAGCGTGGCGGGAAGGGCGCGCGCCTATCGGCAGGGGCTGGAGGTCCGCGACCGTGCCGCCCGAAGCCTCGGCTGGGTGCTGCCCACGGTCGGCGTTCAGGCGATGCTGACCCGGATGGCACGAACCGACCTTGTTGCGCAGATCGCCTATCGCGACCGCGTGCGCGATTATCATCGCCGCCTGCGCCAATTCTATTACGGCTACATATTCCGCGATCGCCCCTTCGGCAAGGCAGACTTCAACCGTGCCCCGCGCTTCGACGCGGCGATCTGA
- a CDS encoding ABC transporter permease, whose translation MNPATLIARDELRLMRRNRVAVIACLLLVLLTLVAVASSWAHQRGIEDLRARHQQEAEHAFDAQPDRHPHRMVHYGTFIFRPLSALAAFDPGVDAFTGNSMFLEGHRQNTANFGDVNQSSLLIRFGQLTPAFVLQAVAPLLLIFLGYGAIARETERGTLRVLLMQGATRGAIVRGKLRALGTVALLVALPAILGLMMLAGASGAAILPAAAIVLGYAAWLLLWITVIVLVSAMVGRSRDALLALVAIWAVSVVLLPRVAPDIASAAVPLKNRLQTEVAIARDLRRLGDAHNPNDPHFAAFKQSVLQRYVVKRVEDLPVNYKGLLAVEGEKVTSALFDRYSGESYAAQGSQNAIVGAVGMFSPAIALRSLSMAAAGTDFAAHRGFLEQAEAYRYDLIQRLNRLQADGVTYADDTASDAGADRRKRIAAGNWEKMPDFTYRAPDGATLAAHALPGLAVVTGWLILAGVLLAFAARRLGRHPGERR comes from the coding sequence ATGAACCCGGCCACCCTCATAGCGCGTGACGAGTTGCGGCTGATGCGCCGCAACCGCGTCGCGGTGATCGCCTGCCTGCTGCTGGTGCTGCTGACCCTGGTCGCAGTGGCGAGTTCGTGGGCACATCAGCGCGGGATCGAGGACTTGCGCGCGCGGCATCAGCAGGAGGCCGAGCACGCCTTCGACGCGCAGCCCGACCGGCATCCGCATCGCATGGTCCACTACGGCACCTTCATCTTCCGGCCTCTGAGTGCGCTGGCGGCCTTCGATCCGGGGGTCGACGCCTTCACCGGCAATTCGATGTTCCTGGAAGGGCACCGCCAGAACACCGCCAACTTCGGCGACGTCAACCAAAGCTCGCTGCTGATCCGCTTCGGGCAGCTGACGCCCGCCTTCGTGTTGCAGGCGGTGGCGCCGCTGTTGCTGATCTTCCTCGGCTATGGGGCCATCGCCCGCGAAACCGAGCGCGGCACCTTGCGCGTGTTGCTGATGCAGGGGGCGACGCGCGGCGCGATCGTGCGCGGCAAGCTGCGCGCGCTGGGCACCGTCGCGCTGCTGGTCGCCTTGCCCGCGATCCTTGGCCTTATGATGCTGGCGGGGGCGTCCGGCGCGGCGATCCTGCCCGCCGCCGCGATCGTGCTGGGCTATGCGGCATGGCTGCTGTTGTGGATCACTGTCATCGTATTGGTGTCCGCGATGGTCGGCCGCAGCCGCGACGCGCTGCTCGCGCTCGTGGCGATCTGGGCGGTGAGCGTGGTCCTGCTGCCGCGCGTCGCCCCCGATATCGCCAGCGCCGCCGTACCTTTGAAGAACCGGCTCCAGACCGAAGTCGCCATCGCGCGCGACTTGCGCCGCCTTGGCGATGCCCACAATCCGAACGACCCGCACTTCGCCGCGTTCAAGCAATCGGTGCTGCAACGCTACGTCGTGAAGCGGGTGGAAGACCTGCCGGTCAACTACAAGGGCTTGCTCGCGGTGGAGGGCGAGAAAGTCACCTCGGCGCTGTTCGACCGCTACAGCGGCGAGAGCTATGCCGCGCAAGGGTCGCAGAACGCCATCGTCGGCGCGGTGGGCATGTTCAGCCCGGCCATCGCGCTGCGCTCGCTGTCGATGGCGGCGGCGGGGACCGACTTCGCGGCGCACCGCGGCTTTCTCGAACAGGCGGAAGCCTATCGCTACGATCTCATCCAGCGGCTGAACCGGCTGCAGGCCGACGGCGTCACTTACGCCGATGACACCGCCAGCGATGCAGGCGCCGACCGCCGCAAGCGCATCGCGGCCGGAAACTGGGAAAAGATGCCCGACTTCACCTATCGCGCACCCGATGGTGCCACGCTCGCTGCCCACGCCCTGCCGGGACTGGCCGTCGTCACCGGCTGGCTCATCCTTGCCGGTGTGCTCCTTGCCTTCGCTGCCCGCCGTCTGGGCCGTCATCCGGGAGAGCGTCGATGA
- a CDS encoding ABC transporter ATP-binding protein gives MIETAPPILIENLVVAYDDHRVLDGLSLSVPAGSVTALLGGNGAGKSTTLSTLLGFVQAAAGTVAISGVDPGTDPDAARRQIAYLPENVALYEHLTAVENAQYLLALADGKQDRAAIIEAFSAAGLQERAWDQRLGAFSKGMRQKVAIAVALLREVPVLLLDEPTSGLDPRATADFNALVLAVRARGTAVLMVTHDLLSAADIADRICFLESGRIVEEVTAQGTDRFDVRALHARFAVATQGLAA, from the coding sequence ATGATTGAAACGGCGCCGCCGATCCTGATCGAGAACCTTGTCGTGGCTTACGATGACCATCGGGTTCTCGACGGTCTTTCCCTCTCGGTGCCAGCAGGCAGTGTGACCGCGCTGCTCGGCGGCAATGGCGCGGGGAAATCCACGACGCTTTCGACACTGCTGGGCTTCGTGCAGGCTGCGGCGGGCACCGTCGCAATCTCCGGCGTCGATCCCGGCACTGACCCTGACGCGGCCCGCCGCCAGATCGCCTATCTGCCGGAGAACGTCGCGCTCTATGAACACCTCACCGCCGTGGAGAACGCTCAGTACCTGCTCGCGCTAGCCGACGGAAAACAGGACCGCGCCGCGATCATAGAGGCTTTTTCCGCCGCCGGCCTGCAGGAGCGCGCGTGGGACCAGCGCCTCGGCGCGTTTTCCAAGGGCATGCGCCAGAAGGTCGCCATCGCGGTCGCCCTGCTGCGCGAAGTGCCGGTGCTGCTGCTGGACGAGCCGACTTCGGGCCTCGACCCGCGCGCGACGGCGGATTTCAACGCGCTCGTCCTTGCGGTGCGGGCACGCGGCACGGCGGTCCTGATGGTGACGCACGACCTGCTGAGCGCCGCCGACATCGCCGACCGCATCTGCTTCCTCGAATCGGGCCGCATCGTCGAGGAAGTGACCGCGCAAGGGACGGACCGCTTCGACGTGCGCGCGCTGCATGCCCGTTTCGCGGTCGCCACGCAGGGCCTGGCGGCATGA
- a CDS encoding TonB-dependent siderophore receptor, giving the protein MLRFAKDRRLLAGTLPFAMVMAPFGATAAEEAEAGASADGEERSEAITVTGVRQAYRGNFAVSEIPQSIAEIDAKTLEQNGIQRLTDALDLNASVVRQNTLGGLWDSFAIRGFAGDENMPSGYLVNGFNGGRGFGGQRDAAGIERVEVLKGPAAALVGRGEPGGTINLVTRQAELGRTFGTAAIQYGSWDRVRGEADVNVALTGGLTVRLIGYAEDGGTFRDHVHQSRWGFLPSVGLAVGPDTRLTYDFEKTRVAVPFDRGIVVLNGDFDTVPRSRFLGEPGDGDTVARAEGHQLRLQHEFGDRWSLLVGGSIRDTLLTGFSSDAETVASRQALYRDGRSLSRQRRSRRYAANHKVIRAELAGEFDTGPLRHRVLIGADHDEFTYDNYFTRYRPPTLASSPTGQQGNVIDILDPVYGRFPLPATSVTTDRTDRQRATGAYVQDQIEITERLQVRIGGRYDRVTLETDNRLPGAAMSHVRRKVDRFSPQAGVVYKLAEPVSLYAAYGRGFRANIGTDVNGVIFDPETSESIEAGVKITLLGGALNGTLAVFQLNKANVLATDTDNPGYSLAIGKARSRGMEFDLNGRLPGGVDVLVSYAYTDAEARSSMLDPNFSFQISPGDPLINIPKHNLNMQVAKTFAIGERAAQIGAGMQHLGKRSGETGTDFMLPSHTLFRLFGKVDVMKHLELFGSITNLFDEHWYANSYSPLWVQPGAPRTGTVGLRARF; this is encoded by the coding sequence ATGCTTCGTTTTGCCAAGGATCGTCGGCTGCTCGCCGGAACTCTGCCGTTCGCCATGGTGATGGCGCCGTTCGGCGCAACCGCTGCCGAAGAGGCCGAGGCCGGCGCTTCGGCCGACGGCGAGGAACGCAGCGAGGCGATCACCGTGACCGGCGTGCGCCAGGCCTATCGCGGCAACTTCGCAGTTTCAGAAATCCCGCAGTCGATAGCCGAGATCGATGCGAAGACGCTGGAGCAGAACGGCATCCAGCGGTTGACCGATGCGCTCGATCTCAACGCTTCGGTGGTCCGGCAGAACACGCTGGGCGGCCTATGGGACTCATTCGCGATCCGCGGCTTCGCGGGCGACGAGAACATGCCCAGCGGCTATCTTGTCAACGGCTTCAACGGTGGGCGAGGCTTTGGCGGACAGCGCGATGCCGCGGGCATCGAGCGGGTCGAAGTACTGAAGGGGCCCGCCGCGGCGCTGGTCGGGCGTGGCGAGCCGGGCGGCACGATCAACCTCGTGACCAGGCAGGCCGAGCTGGGCCGGACCTTCGGCACGGCTGCCATCCAGTACGGCAGCTGGGACCGGGTGCGTGGAGAGGCCGACGTCAACGTCGCGCTGACCGGCGGCCTCACCGTACGCCTGATCGGCTATGCCGAGGACGGCGGTACCTTCCGCGATCACGTCCACCAGTCGCGCTGGGGCTTCCTGCCTTCGGTCGGCCTCGCCGTCGGGCCCGACACGCGCCTGACTTACGACTTCGAAAAGACCCGCGTCGCCGTGCCATTCGATCGCGGCATCGTCGTGCTGAACGGTGATTTCGACACGGTGCCGCGCTCGCGCTTCCTTGGCGAGCCGGGAGACGGTGACACCGTGGCACGCGCCGAAGGGCACCAGTTGCGCCTGCAGCACGAATTCGGCGATCGGTGGAGCCTGCTGGTCGGCGGCAGCATCCGCGACACGCTGCTCACCGGCTTTTCCTCGGACGCCGAAACGGTGGCCTCGCGTCAGGCACTCTATCGCGACGGTCGTTCACTCTCGCGCCAGCGCCGTTCGCGCCGCTACGCTGCGAACCACAAGGTCATCCGCGCCGAACTTGCAGGCGAATTCGACACCGGACCCCTCCGTCATCGCGTGCTGATCGGCGCGGACCACGACGAGTTCACCTACGACAACTACTTCACCCGCTACCGCCCGCCGACGCTCGCCTCGAGCCCGACCGGACAGCAGGGCAACGTCATCGACATCCTCGATCCCGTCTATGGCCGCTTTCCCCTGCCGGCGACCTCGGTCACAACCGACCGAACCGATCGCCAGCGCGCGACCGGCGCATACGTGCAGGACCAGATCGAGATCACTGAGCGCCTTCAGGTCCGCATCGGCGGGCGCTATGACCGGGTGACACTGGAAACCGACAACCGGCTTCCCGGCGCGGCGATGTCGCACGTCAGGCGAAAGGTCGATCGCTTCAGCCCGCAGGCGGGCGTAGTCTACAAGCTGGCCGAACCCGTGTCGCTCTATGCCGCCTATGGGCGGGGCTTCCGCGCCAATATCGGCACCGACGTGAACGGCGTGATCTTCGATCCCGAAACCAGCGAATCGATCGAGGCAGGCGTGAAGATCACGCTGCTCGGCGGCGCGCTCAACGGCACGCTGGCGGTGTTCCAGCTGAACAAGGCCAATGTGCTGGCCACCGATACCGACAACCCCGGCTATTCGCTCGCGATCGGCAAGGCCCGCAGCCGCGGCATGGAGTTCGACCTCAACGGCCGCCTGCCGGGCGGGGTGGATGTGCTAGTAAGCTACGCCTATACGGATGCCGAGGCGCGTTCGAGCATGCTCGACCCGAACTTTTCGTTCCAGATCAGTCCCGGCGATCCGCTCATCAATATCCCGAAGCACAACCTCAACATGCAGGTCGCGAAGACTTTCGCCATCGGCGAACGCGCGGCCCAGATCGGCGCGGGGATGCAGCATCTCGGCAAGCGTTCGGGCGAGACAGGCACCGATTTCATGCTGCCCTCTCACACCCTGTTCCGTCTGTTCGGCAAGGTGGACGTGATGAAGCATCTCGAACTGTTCGGCTCGATCACCAACCTGTTCGACGAGCACTGGTACGCCAACAGCTATTCGCCGCTCTGGGTTCAGCCCGGCGCACCGCGTACCGGCACCGTCGGCCTGCGCGCCCGGTTCTGA
- a CDS encoding M14 family metallopeptidase, with product MLKFAAFTASIAIATTASATALAPPAVLPPTLAWSGASEKLIVPAGDPWITPAEAAGFRTTPRYDVVRAWLDRLARASPLIHVESFGKTGEGRDLLMVRASKGGSGKPVVLVQAGIHSGEIDGKDAGLMLLRDIAMRGKDSLLNKVDLVFVPILNIDGHERSSPWNFLHVRGPEAKGTEGNARNINLNRDYAKLDTPEIRAMVGLLRKLDPALYIDCHVSGGFDMQYDVTYTYAGWGKYARHRATALWLEQRFGPTVKAALTHAGHEPIIYPSPIDTRDPAKGIRYSPEGPRYSTGYGDFIGVPTVLVENHMLKPYRQRVLGTYVLLEAALKLAAQDAGRIAEAKAIDRAERPAQLLTRWAPAKEPIGWVDKFKGVAFETYKSPATGRMEQRWTGRRITFPMPIIGQDATETVSLPKAWLVPAAQTEVIEKLRLHGIGFETLSTERTLRVDTVRLHDVKLAAAHDGRIPLTARFTHEQGEALISAGTVRVWSDQPLGLLAAALLEPESQDSFLAWGLFPEVLSGPADTEDFVIAPILDALLASDAQLRTDFARKLTSDSKFSGDTKARLRWLSDQLPHRDSFSGVYPIKRVVAGN from the coding sequence ATGCTGAAGTTCGCCGCGTTTACCGCTTCCATTGCCATTGCTACCACCGCTTCTGCGACAGCGCTGGCGCCGCCCGCAGTGCTGCCGCCCACGCTCGCATGGTCGGGGGCGAGCGAGAAGCTGATCGTCCCTGCGGGCGATCCGTGGATCACACCGGCCGAAGCCGCAGGGTTCCGCACCACGCCGCGCTATGACGTGGTGCGGGCCTGGCTCGACAGGCTGGCCAGGGCCTCGCCACTGATCCATGTCGAGAGCTTCGGCAAGACCGGCGAAGGCCGCGATCTGCTGATGGTGCGCGCCAGCAAGGGAGGCTCGGGCAAGCCCGTTGTTCTCGTTCAGGCGGGCATCCATTCGGGCGAGATCGACGGCAAGGATGCAGGACTGATGCTGCTGCGCGACATCGCGATGCGCGGCAAGGATAGCCTGCTCAACAAGGTCGATCTCGTCTTCGTGCCGATCCTGAACATCGACGGGCACGAGCGCTCCAGCCCGTGGAACTTCCTCCACGTCCGCGGGCCCGAGGCGAAGGGCACCGAGGGCAACGCCCGCAACATCAACCTCAACCGCGACTACGCCAAGCTCGACACGCCGGAAATACGCGCAATGGTGGGCCTGCTGCGAAAGCTGGACCCGGCGCTCTACATCGACTGCCATGTCAGCGGCGGTTTCGACATGCAGTACGACGTGACTTACACGTATGCCGGATGGGGCAAGTACGCGCGCCACCGCGCCACCGCGCTCTGGCTGGAGCAGCGCTTCGGTCCGACGGTCAAGGCGGCGCTGACTCATGCCGGGCATGAGCCGATCATCTATCCCAGCCCGATCGACACGCGCGATCCCGCGAAAGGCATCCGCTACAGCCCCGAAGGGCCGCGCTACTCGACCGGCTACGGCGACTTCATCGGCGTGCCCACGGTTCTGGTCGAGAACCATATGCTCAAGCCCTATCGCCAGCGTGTGCTCGGCACGTATGTGCTGCTGGAGGCGGCGCTGAAGCTGGCCGCGCAGGATGCGGGCCGCATCGCCGAAGCCAAGGCCATCGACCGCGCCGAACGCCCGGCGCAACTGCTTACGCGGTGGGCTCCGGCGAAGGAACCGATCGGCTGGGTGGACAAGTTCAAGGGCGTCGCCTTCGAGACATACAAGTCACCCGCCACCGGCCGGATGGAACAGCGCTGGACGGGCAGGCGCATCACTTTTCCCATGCCGATCATCGGGCAGGATGCGACCGAGACCGTCTCTTTGCCGAAGGCATGGCTGGTCCCTGCCGCGCAGACCGAAGTGATCGAAAAGCTGCGCCTTCATGGCATCGGCTTCGAAACCCTGTCTACTGAGCGGACCCTTCGCGTGGATACGGTACGTCTCCACGACGTGAAACTGGCTGCGGCACATGATGGCCGGATACCGTTGACGGCGCGCTTCACGCACGAACAGGGTGAAGCGTTGATTTCGGCAGGTACAGTACGTGTTTGGTCCGATCAGCCGCTCGGATTGTTGGCGGCTGCGCTGCTGGAGCCCGAAAGCCAGGACAGCTTCCTTGCATGGGGGCTGTTTCCTGAAGTGCTGTCAGGTCCAGCGGATACCGAGGATTTCGTGATCGCACCGATCCTAGACGCATTGCTGGCGTCAGATGCTCAATTACGGACGGATTTCGCCCGAAAACTGACTTCCGACAGCAAGTTTTCCGGCGATACTAAAGCGCGCCTGCGATGGCTGTCTGATCAGCTGCCTCACCGGGATTCGTTCAGCGGCGTTTATCCCATAAAACGTGTGGTTGCCGGGAATTGA
- a CDS encoding TIGR03032 family protein — MTDTGKAPANGPTNISVSRGLADWLLRNRASFAFTSYQTGQLFLTGVLANGTISFNQQNFTRAMGVCYQPGRLYLGSLHQVWRLENMLKPGQVANQQFDMALVPRNAQTTGDVDVHEVGTDRAGRVLFVNTKYSCLATLDLNHSFRPIWKPPFISKLAPEDRCHLNGMAIHDGRARYVTAVSRSDIVNGWRERRHEGGVLIDVETDRIVTDQLSMPHSPRVDGASVLALDSGRGQIIRIDPTTGGKTDIAFCPGFLRGMALHNGHALVTVSKPRNGTFAGLLLDGEMKARDAEPWCGVLVVELATGSIVEWIRLEGFITELFDVTVLPGVRCPMSIGPETLEIRSTISFDETVRPLE, encoded by the coding sequence ATGACGGATACGGGCAAGGCCCCCGCGAACGGGCCGACCAACATCTCGGTCTCGCGGGGGCTGGCGGACTGGCTGCTGCGCAACCGCGCGAGCTTCGCCTTCACCTCGTACCAGACCGGGCAACTGTTCCTGACCGGGGTGCTGGCGAACGGGACGATATCGTTCAACCAGCAGAACTTCACGCGCGCGATGGGCGTCTGCTACCAGCCGGGGCGGCTCTACCTCGGCTCGCTGCATCAGGTCTGGCGGCTGGAGAACATGCTGAAGCCTGGGCAGGTGGCGAACCAGCAGTTCGACATGGCGCTCGTCCCGCGCAATGCGCAGACGACGGGCGATGTCGATGTGCATGAGGTCGGCACCGACCGGGCGGGGCGCGTCCTGTTCGTCAACACGAAGTACAGCTGCCTGGCGACGCTGGACCTCAACCACAGCTTCCGCCCGATCTGGAAGCCGCCCTTCATCTCGAAGCTGGCACCCGAGGATCGCTGCCACCTCAACGGCATGGCGATCCACGACGGCCGCGCGCGCTACGTCACCGCCGTCAGCCGCAGCGACATCGTCAACGGCTGGCGCGAGCGGCGGCACGAAGGCGGCGTGCTGATCGACGTCGAGACCGACCGCATCGTCACCGACCAGCTCTCGATGCCGCACAGCCCGCGCGTCGATGGCGCGTCGGTGCTGGCGCTCGACAGCGGGCGCGGGCAGATCATCCGCATCGACCCGACGACCGGCGGCAAGACCGATATCGCCTTCTGCCCCGGCTTCCTGCGGGGCATGGCGCTGCACAACGGCCATGCCCTCGTCACCGTGTCCAAGCCGCGCAACGGCACCTTCGCGGGCCTCCTGCTCGACGGCGAGATGAAGGCCCGCGATGCCGAGCCATGGTGCGGCGTGCTGGTGGTGGAGCTTGCCACCGGCAGCATCGTCGAGTGGATCAGGCTGGAAGGCTTCATTACCGAACTGTTCGACGTGACCGTGCTGCCCGGCGTCCGCTGCCCAATGTCGATCGGGCCGGAGACGCTGGAAATCCGCTCGACGATCAGCTTCGACGAAACGGTGCGCCCGCTGGAGTGA